In one window of Eretmochelys imbricata isolate rEreImb1 chromosome 21, rEreImb1.hap1, whole genome shotgun sequence DNA:
- the PACSIN1 gene encoding protein kinase C and casein kinase substrate in neurons protein 1 isoform X3 produces MSGSYDESAAAAEEITDSFWEVGNYKRTVKRIDDGHRLCNDLMNCIHERAKIEKAYAQQLTDWSKRWKQLIEKGPQYGSLERAWGAMMTEADKVSELHQDVKNSLLNEDFEKVKNWQKDAYHKQIMGGFKEAKEADDGFRKAQKPWAKKMKEVETAKKAYHLACKEEKLAMTREANSKAEQSITADQQKKLQDKVEKCKQDVQKTQEKYEKVLEELNKCTPQYMESMEQVFEQCQQFEEKRLIFLKEVLLDIKRHLNLAESSSYTTVYRELEQTIRMADAQEDLRWFRGTSGPGMPMNWPQFEEWNLDITHTITRREKIKKNEGVTLTNATAVSDTFYLLCVPSVSSYERSQPYTTEWSDDEGGNSLSASEANGGTNPFEEEPAGKGMRVRALYDYDGQEQDELSFKAGDELTKLGEEDEQGWCKGRLDNGQLGLYPANYVESI; encoded by the exons ATGTCTGGCTCCTACGATGAGTCTGCAGCAGCTGCGGAGGAAATAACCGACAGCTTCTGGGAG GTGGGGAACTACAAGCGGACGGTGAAGCGGATTGACGACGGGCACCGGCTCTGCAATGACCTGATGAACTGCATCCACGAGCGGGCCAAGATCGAGAAGGCCTACGCCCAGCAGCTGACCGACTGGTCCAAGAGGTGGAAGCAGCTGATCGAGAAAG GCCCGCAGTACGGCAGCTTGGAGAGGGCGTGGGGAGCCATGATGACGGAGGCGGACAAGGTGAGCGAGCTGCATCAGGATGTGAAGAACAGCCTGCTGAACGAGGACTTTGAGAAGGTGAAGAACTGGCAGAAGGACGCCTACCACAAGCAGATCATGGGAGGCTTCAAGGAGGCCAAGGAGGCAGACGACGGCTTCCGGAAAGCACAGAAACCCTGGGCCAAGAAAATGAAGGAG GTGGAGACGGCCAAGAAAGCTTATCACCTGGCGTGCAAAGAGGAGAAGCTGGCCATGACCCGGGAAGCCAACAGCAAGGCGGAGCAGTCCATCACTGCAGACCAGCAGAAGAAGCTCCAGGACAAGGTGGAAAAGTGCAAGCAAGATGTGCAAAAG ACCCAAGAGAAGTACGAGAAGGTGCTGGAGGAGCTGAACAAGTGCACCCCGCAGTACATGGAGAGCATGGAGCAGGTGTTTGAGCAGTGCCAGCAGTTCGAGGAGAAGAGGCTCATTTTCCTGAAGGAGGTGCTGCTGGACATCAAGCGGCACCTGAACCTGGCTGAGAGCAGCAG CTACACCACCGTCTACCGCGAGCTGGAGCAAACCATCCGCATGGCGGACGCGCAGGAGGACCTCAGGTGGTTCCGCGGCACCAGCGGCCCGGGGATGCCTATGAACTGGCCCCAGTTTGAG GAGTGGAACCTGGACATCACGCACACGATAACAAGGCGAGAGAAGATTAAGAAGAACGAAGGGGTGACCCTGACCAACGCCACTGCAGTGAGCGA CACTTTCTACCTGCTTTGCGTTCCCAGCGTGAGCAGCTATGAGCGCAGCCAGCCCTACACTACTGAGTGGTCGGACGACGAGGGCGGCAACTCCCTCAGCGCCAGCGAGGCCAACGGCGGCACCAACCCCTTTGAGGAGGAGCCGGCGGGGAAAGGGATGCGTGTGCGGGCTCTATATGACTACGACGGGCAGGAGCAGGATGAGCTGAGCTTCAAAGCGG GCGACGAATTAACCAAATTAGGTGAAGAAGATGAACAAGGATGGTGCAAAGGGCGTCTAGACAATGGGCAACTCGGCCTTTACCCAGCCAACTATGTGGAATCAATCTAA
- the PACSIN1 gene encoding protein kinase C and casein kinase substrate in neurons protein 1 isoform X1 → MSGSYDESAAAAEEITDSFWEVGNYKRTVKRIDDGHRLCNDLMNCIHERAKIEKAYAQQLTDWSKRWKQLIEKGPQYGSLERAWGAMMTEADKVSELHQDVKNSLLNEDFEKVKNWQKDAYHKQIMGGFKEAKEADDGFRKAQKPWAKKMKEVETAKKAYHLACKEEKLAMTREANSKAEQSITADQQKKLQDKVEKCKQDVQKTQEKYEKVLEELNKCTPQYMESMEQVFEQCQQFEEKRLIFLKEVLLDIKRHLNLAESSSYTTVYRELEQTIRMADAQEDLRWFRGTSGPGMPMNWPQFEEWNLDITHTITRREKIKKNEGVTLTNATAVSESAARHTVEAPALSVSGEGPGSLHSLFCWDPHTPAPCVRASLPPSLHSTFYLLCVPSVSSYERSQPYTTEWSDDEGGNSLSASEANGGTNPFEEEPAGKGMRVRALYDYDGQEQDELSFKAGDELTKLGEEDEQGWCKGRLDNGQLGLYPANYVESI, encoded by the exons ATGTCTGGCTCCTACGATGAGTCTGCAGCAGCTGCGGAGGAAATAACCGACAGCTTCTGGGAG GTGGGGAACTACAAGCGGACGGTGAAGCGGATTGACGACGGGCACCGGCTCTGCAATGACCTGATGAACTGCATCCACGAGCGGGCCAAGATCGAGAAGGCCTACGCCCAGCAGCTGACCGACTGGTCCAAGAGGTGGAAGCAGCTGATCGAGAAAG GCCCGCAGTACGGCAGCTTGGAGAGGGCGTGGGGAGCCATGATGACGGAGGCGGACAAGGTGAGCGAGCTGCATCAGGATGTGAAGAACAGCCTGCTGAACGAGGACTTTGAGAAGGTGAAGAACTGGCAGAAGGACGCCTACCACAAGCAGATCATGGGAGGCTTCAAGGAGGCCAAGGAGGCAGACGACGGCTTCCGGAAAGCACAGAAACCCTGGGCCAAGAAAATGAAGGAG GTGGAGACGGCCAAGAAAGCTTATCACCTGGCGTGCAAAGAGGAGAAGCTGGCCATGACCCGGGAAGCCAACAGCAAGGCGGAGCAGTCCATCACTGCAGACCAGCAGAAGAAGCTCCAGGACAAGGTGGAAAAGTGCAAGCAAGATGTGCAAAAG ACCCAAGAGAAGTACGAGAAGGTGCTGGAGGAGCTGAACAAGTGCACCCCGCAGTACATGGAGAGCATGGAGCAGGTGTTTGAGCAGTGCCAGCAGTTCGAGGAGAAGAGGCTCATTTTCCTGAAGGAGGTGCTGCTGGACATCAAGCGGCACCTGAACCTGGCTGAGAGCAGCAG CTACACCACCGTCTACCGCGAGCTGGAGCAAACCATCCGCATGGCGGACGCGCAGGAGGACCTCAGGTGGTTCCGCGGCACCAGCGGCCCGGGGATGCCTATGAACTGGCCCCAGTTTGAG GAGTGGAACCTGGACATCACGCACACGATAACAAGGCGAGAGAAGATTAAGAAGAACGAAGGGGTGACCCTGACCAACGCCACTGCAGTGAGCGAGTCAGCAGCA AGacaca CTGTCGAGgccccagctctctctgtgtCTGGGGAAGGCCCTGGCAGCTTACACTCCCTCTTCTGCTGGGACCCACACACTCCTGCCCCCTGCGTCcgggcctccctccctccctctcttcacAGCACTTTCTACCTGCTTTGCGTTCCCAGCGTGAGCAGCTATGAGCGCAGCCAGCCCTACACTACTGAGTGGTCGGACGACGAGGGCGGCAACTCCCTCAGCGCCAGCGAGGCCAACGGCGGCACCAACCCCTTTGAGGAGGAGCCGGCGGGGAAAGGGATGCGTGTGCGGGCTCTATATGACTACGACGGGCAGGAGCAGGATGAGCTGAGCTTCAAAGCGG GCGACGAATTAACCAAATTAGGTGAAGAAGATGAACAAGGATGGTGCAAAGGGCGTCTAGACAATGGGCAACTCGGCCTTTACCCAGCCAACTATGTGGAATCAATCTAA
- the PACSIN1 gene encoding protein kinase C and casein kinase substrate in neurons protein 1 isoform X2 — translation MSGSYDESAAAAEEITDSFWEVGNYKRTVKRIDDGHRLCNDLMNCIHERAKIEKAYAQQLTDWSKRWKQLIEKGPQYGSLERAWGAMMTEADKVSELHQDVKNSLLNEDFEKVKNWQKDAYHKQIMGGFKEAKEADDGFRKAQKPWAKKMKEVETAKKAYHLACKEEKLAMTREANSKAEQSITADQQKKLQDKVEKCKQDVQKTQEKYEKVLEELNKCTPQYMESMEQVFEQCQQFEEKRLIFLKEVLLDIKRHLNLAESSSYTTVYRELEQTIRMADAQEDLRWFRGTSGPGMPMNWPQFEEWNLDITHTITRREKIKKNEGVTLTNATAVSESAAVAGDRGSVSSYERSQPYTTEWSDDEGGNSLSASEANGGTNPFEEEPAGKGMRVRALYDYDGQEQDELSFKAGDELTKLGEEDEQGWCKGRLDNGQLGLYPANYVESI, via the exons ATGTCTGGCTCCTACGATGAGTCTGCAGCAGCTGCGGAGGAAATAACCGACAGCTTCTGGGAG GTGGGGAACTACAAGCGGACGGTGAAGCGGATTGACGACGGGCACCGGCTCTGCAATGACCTGATGAACTGCATCCACGAGCGGGCCAAGATCGAGAAGGCCTACGCCCAGCAGCTGACCGACTGGTCCAAGAGGTGGAAGCAGCTGATCGAGAAAG GCCCGCAGTACGGCAGCTTGGAGAGGGCGTGGGGAGCCATGATGACGGAGGCGGACAAGGTGAGCGAGCTGCATCAGGATGTGAAGAACAGCCTGCTGAACGAGGACTTTGAGAAGGTGAAGAACTGGCAGAAGGACGCCTACCACAAGCAGATCATGGGAGGCTTCAAGGAGGCCAAGGAGGCAGACGACGGCTTCCGGAAAGCACAGAAACCCTGGGCCAAGAAAATGAAGGAG GTGGAGACGGCCAAGAAAGCTTATCACCTGGCGTGCAAAGAGGAGAAGCTGGCCATGACCCGGGAAGCCAACAGCAAGGCGGAGCAGTCCATCACTGCAGACCAGCAGAAGAAGCTCCAGGACAAGGTGGAAAAGTGCAAGCAAGATGTGCAAAAG ACCCAAGAGAAGTACGAGAAGGTGCTGGAGGAGCTGAACAAGTGCACCCCGCAGTACATGGAGAGCATGGAGCAGGTGTTTGAGCAGTGCCAGCAGTTCGAGGAGAAGAGGCTCATTTTCCTGAAGGAGGTGCTGCTGGACATCAAGCGGCACCTGAACCTGGCTGAGAGCAGCAG CTACACCACCGTCTACCGCGAGCTGGAGCAAACCATCCGCATGGCGGACGCGCAGGAGGACCTCAGGTGGTTCCGCGGCACCAGCGGCCCGGGGATGCCTATGAACTGGCCCCAGTTTGAG GAGTGGAACCTGGACATCACGCACACGATAACAAGGCGAGAGAAGATTAAGAAGAACGAAGGGGTGACCCTGACCAACGCCACTGCAGTGAGCGAGTCAGCAGCAGTGGCCGGGGACCGTGGCAG CGTGAGCAGCTATGAGCGCAGCCAGCCCTACACTACTGAGTGGTCGGACGACGAGGGCGGCAACTCCCTCAGCGCCAGCGAGGCCAACGGCGGCACCAACCCCTTTGAGGAGGAGCCGGCGGGGAAAGGGATGCGTGTGCGGGCTCTATATGACTACGACGGGCAGGAGCAGGATGAGCTGAGCTTCAAAGCGG GCGACGAATTAACCAAATTAGGTGAAGAAGATGAACAAGGATGGTGCAAAGGGCGTCTAGACAATGGGCAACTCGGCCTTTACCCAGCCAACTATGTGGAATCAATCTAA